The DNA window GCGTGTCGTTTAACTACGGCAAGACAGACGTGACCGTGGGCGCTAAGACCCGCGCCGAGATCGAACACGTCATGCAGGTGTTCGAAGACTCCGCAGAAAGCGCTAGACTACCAGACCCCCCCCGGCCTGCGGAGCCGCCCCCAAGCCGCCCGACTATCTTCATCGGTCATGGGCGTGACCCGCAGTGGCGGGATCTGAAGGACCATCTAGCGGATAAGCATCAGTTGGACGTTCAAGCGTACGAAAGCGGCGCGCGAGCAGGGCACGGCATCCGTGACATTTTGGACGATCTAGTTCGGACCAGCAGCTTTGCCGTGCTGATCCTGACGGGGGAAGACGAAATGGCGGGCGGTGGCATCCGGGCTCGGCAAAACGTCGTCCATGAACTCGGCCTCTTCCAAGGAAAGCTCGGGTTTACCCGCGCCATCGCGCTGCTTGAAGAGGGAACGGAAGAGTTCTCGAATATCCACGGAATCAACCAAGTCCGATTCGCGAAGGGCAACATCCACGCGACGTTCGGGGAAGTGCTCGCCACAATCCGGCGCGAGTTTGGCCCCGGTTGAACGAGCCGGCGAAGGAACAATTTTGCAAATTACAGAGCACAGCCACTTCGTCCC is part of the Longimicrobium sp. genome and encodes:
- a CDS encoding nucleotide-binding protein, with the protein product MHRTRTFKQTKFPPEVLRKGHEQLHGILPKLEDEARNSDFRVSVDYDEAWTHDTEAEFFADYRRDHDQSTYERSYYQERTRYWLRVSFNYGKTDVTVGAKTRAEIEHVMQVFEDSAESARLPDPPRPAEPPPSRPTIFIGHGRDPQWRDLKDHLADKHQLDVQAYESGARAGHGIRDILDDLVRTSSFAVLILTGEDEMAGGGIRARQNVVHELGLFQGKLGFTRAIALLEEGTEEFSNIHGINQVRFAKGNIHATFGEVLATIRREFGPG